A single genomic interval of bacterium harbors:
- a CDS encoding nucleotidyltransferase domain-containing protein: MIRLWLKMVRRLVAAFSPERIYLFGSRAREEQRTDSDYDLMMIIPASSLPRYQ, from the coding sequence GTGATCAGGCTTTGGCTGAAAATGGTCAGAAGGCTGGTGGCTGCATTTTCACCGGAGCGGATTTATCTTTTCGGCTCGCGGGCACGCGAAGAACAAAGGACTGACAGTGATTATGATCTCATGATGATTATCCCGGCATCCTCTCTGCCCAGGTATCAATGA
- a CDS encoding DUF6079 family protein: MPKIKDLIRVPEIRTVIRLSDVYDQDLRRSIFQNFVLTREAADILQSLLASVRQGRGEGAFIQGHFGSGKSHLLSILSLLFQESDAWLPILEQKAAFQEYAEALRKERYLVLDISLVASRTTESLEEIVLRHLDRRIHGLFGENLTFHDPQKFVADMKLLISQHYSSEWEEFSRKKGVSLTDISPDLPESVALIHRFLARINLPYHLRFHRLEAFNRLGKLFEQHRICGLIILLDELSEFLNSKKEEPGFHEDIRFLQFLAEGLPAAADVPALYPIWVVGTVQEYIEDTAQLPQDLFNKIRDRYPLRLSLTGTHIEELISSRLIQKNPGSQEVISALYQEYKQAFTTLPISAERFLRLYPVHPATIDLLDDLKSLFSQQRGVVDFIYHQVRGGPAASQPGILEEEADFLLTADRIFDHFLPRIQGRVETNPYVRTVFKYYTNEMARILPDEEQQAIGFRLIKILILLAICPVKKKYTAYQLAETLLHKVTGLESSINYEYIREILDQLYQKGAYLKLVDKGATPAEDVLAIDLEADFQLVVANKIESMKQSVTREDARIFYHLGQSVDLIHLPLSRFISQESWPQTFKWQNTGREGRIALARLDEFPREEFQDILRALQQTELDFALLIGPSLGSETQREAVFEHLAPIIPPALKPVVFFWLPAEVGDREFMRLALCHQLLRDKYSSDHTELGRQIHQYLEGQVEANQSRIKEEFTRAYFSGTIVDGYLKPVVDLGSLGTLAFTRLLDTLIAQGLNSRFPRHKSIAPGLEYVQRGIIQEAIDTFLTRGEIIFGYQEQQGVRALIEGFLRPMDLAVRTTSGFRLRLDSRKNALIAHVLSLIQSDQEPFDRLYWLLRKGEWGLTRLQFELLSLSLIFGGLLTPYSGQKRKPLDQVTIYNLDKITAVGKGELIQPELQSLLPELPFLPKKLQGEYSLPLQEETWDFLRKFKEEEEENILIASSRLSRLENGREFSGLGREGLDRARKVLGGVARLWANLDPGFSARQGLSQFLDQYRKSPEHGQDYKLWSGLQTILLKKYDRLVFIYHYVTHPGLAVPEDQPDLSTLHREILDLLANTYLFFSESCFADLEAGFDRFCEKYRLAYQKGHQDFSLPGLFAPYEEIRCCRHYSILKRLSRISFISVKDDPGRVDRILAAVLSRRCARDPHDQLETTPVCSCGYRLGQRPDLPPVTEIGSLLEQGISQYLEAFQEEGYRQRIIPYTLTLEEIGRRAEAEQIRQLLDLGRENSGPRGVAGLLDRLDELLSDQVIEALNEAFLGKVSVVRRNLDQLYENLIDRQFPLEKLQDLFREWIMGGERLEGQTYIRITGSRGGDL; the protein is encoded by the coding sequence ATGCCGAAAATCAAGGATCTGATCCGGGTACCTGAAATCAGGACCGTGATCAGGCTGTCGGATGTTTATGATCAGGATCTTCGAAGGTCCATATTTCAAAATTTTGTCCTGACCAGGGAAGCGGCGGATATTCTCCAGAGCCTCCTGGCCTCGGTCCGGCAGGGGAGGGGGGAAGGGGCTTTTATTCAGGGCCACTTCGGTTCGGGGAAATCTCACCTGCTCAGCATCCTGAGCCTGCTGTTTCAGGAAAGCGATGCCTGGCTGCCCATCCTGGAGCAGAAGGCGGCTTTTCAGGAATACGCCGAGGCGCTGAGGAAAGAGCGCTATCTGGTGCTCGATATCTCGCTGGTGGCCAGCCGCACCACGGAGTCTCTGGAGGAGATCGTGCTCCGCCACCTCGATCGCAGGATTCATGGCCTGTTCGGCGAGAACCTGACCTTTCACGATCCGCAGAAGTTTGTGGCTGACATGAAGCTTTTGATCTCGCAGCACTACAGCAGCGAGTGGGAGGAATTCAGCCGGAAAAAAGGCGTCTCGCTTACAGACATTTCTCCTGATCTTCCGGAATCCGTAGCCCTGATTCACCGCTTTCTGGCCAGGATCAATCTGCCCTATCACCTGCGGTTCCACCGCCTCGAGGCTTTCAATCGTCTGGGGAAGCTTTTTGAGCAGCACCGTATTTGCGGTCTGATCATTCTCCTGGACGAGTTATCCGAATTCCTCAACTCCAAAAAGGAAGAGCCGGGTTTTCATGAAGATATCCGCTTCCTGCAATTTCTGGCCGAGGGGCTTCCCGCTGCCGCCGATGTTCCTGCCCTGTACCCGATCTGGGTAGTGGGCACGGTTCAGGAATACATCGAAGATACGGCCCAACTGCCCCAGGATCTGTTCAACAAGATCAGGGACCGCTATCCCCTTCGCCTCTCTCTGACCGGCACTCACATCGAGGAGCTCATCAGCAGCAGGCTGATCCAGAAAAATCCGGGAAGTCAGGAAGTTATCAGCGCTCTCTATCAGGAATACAAGCAGGCCTTCACCACCCTGCCCATTAGTGCAGAGCGCTTCCTGCGGCTCTATCCGGTGCATCCGGCAACCATCGATCTTCTGGACGATCTCAAGTCCCTGTTCTCCCAGCAGCGCGGAGTGGTGGACTTCATCTACCATCAGGTCAGGGGCGGTCCTGCCGCTTCCCAGCCCGGTATTCTGGAGGAGGAGGCGGATTTTCTGCTCACTGCGGACAGGATATTCGATCACTTCCTGCCCCGCATCCAGGGACGGGTGGAAACAAACCCCTACGTCAGAACGGTCTTCAAGTACTACACCAACGAGATGGCCAGGATCCTGCCGGATGAAGAGCAGCAGGCCATTGGTTTTCGCCTCATCAAGATCCTGATCCTTCTGGCCATCTGTCCGGTGAAAAAAAAGTATACTGCATATCAGCTTGCCGAAACCCTGCTTCACAAGGTGACCGGCCTTGAGTCTTCCATAAACTATGAATATATCCGGGAGATACTCGATCAGCTCTATCAGAAGGGCGCTTACCTGAAGCTGGTGGACAAGGGGGCGACACCGGCAGAGGATGTTCTGGCCATAGACCTTGAGGCGGATTTTCAACTGGTGGTAGCCAATAAGATCGAGAGCATGAAGCAGAGTGTAACCAGGGAGGATGCCCGCATCTTCTACCACCTTGGCCAGTCGGTGGATCTGATCCATCTGCCCCTGAGCCGTTTCATCAGCCAGGAAAGCTGGCCGCAGACCTTCAAGTGGCAGAACACCGGCCGTGAGGGCCGTATTGCCCTTGCCCGGCTCGATGAATTTCCACGGGAGGAGTTTCAGGATATCCTTCGGGCGCTTCAGCAGACCGAGCTTGATTTTGCCCTCCTGATCGGTCCGAGCCTTGGTTCGGAAACTCAGCGGGAGGCGGTTTTCGAGCATCTGGCACCGATCATCCCGCCAGCCCTCAAGCCCGTGGTTTTCTTCTGGCTGCCCGCCGAGGTCGGGGACAGGGAATTCATGCGGCTTGCTCTGTGCCATCAACTGCTGCGGGACAAATATTCCTCCGACCACACCGAGCTGGGGAGGCAGATTCATCAATACCTCGAAGGACAGGTCGAGGCCAATCAGAGCAGGATCAAAGAGGAATTCACCCGCGCCTATTTCAGCGGAACGATTGTCGATGGCTATCTCAAGCCGGTCGTGGACCTTGGCTCCCTTGGCACCCTCGCCTTCACCCGGCTTCTCGACACCCTGATCGCCCAGGGCCTGAACAGCCGGTTCCCCCGGCACAAGTCGATCGCTCCGGGTCTTGAGTATGTTCAGCGGGGGATTATTCAAGAGGCCATCGACACCTTTCTGACCAGGGGGGAGATCATCTTCGGCTATCAGGAGCAGCAGGGAGTCCGTGCCCTGATCGAGGGTTTTCTGCGGCCTATGGACCTTGCGGTACGCACCACCAGCGGCTTTCGCCTGCGCCTGGATTCCCGGAAAAACGCTCTCATCGCCCATGTTCTCTCCCTCATCCAGAGCGATCAGGAGCCGTTTGACCGGCTCTACTGGCTGCTGCGAAAAGGTGAGTGGGGCCTGACCCGTCTTCAGTTCGAGCTTCTTTCGCTCTCCCTGATCTTCGGAGGGCTTCTGACACCTTACAGTGGCCAGAAGCGAAAGCCGCTCGATCAGGTTACCATCTACAATCTGGACAAGATTACCGCCGTGGGCAAGGGCGAGTTGATTCAGCCGGAACTGCAGTCCCTGCTGCCGGAGCTTCCCTTTTTACCCAAAAAGCTCCAGGGAGAATATTCCCTGCCTCTCCAGGAGGAAACCTGGGATTTTTTGCGCAAATTCAAGGAAGAGGAAGAGGAAAACATCCTGATCGCCTCATCCCGGCTGTCCAGACTGGAGAATGGCCGCGAGTTTTCCGGCCTTGGCCGTGAGGGGCTCGATCGGGCCCGGAAGGTTCTTGGCGGTGTAGCCAGGCTGTGGGCAAACCTCGACCCCGGATTTTCCGCCAGGCAGGGGCTTTCGCAGTTCCTCGACCAGTACCGCAAGTCGCCGGAGCATGGGCAGGACTATAAATTATGGTCCGGTCTGCAAACCATTCTGTTGAAGAAATATGACCGTCTGGTGTTCATCTATCACTATGTCACCCATCCGGGGCTGGCAGTTCCCGAAGATCAGCCTGATCTTTCCACCCTGCACCGGGAGATCCTGGACCTTCTGGCCAATACCTATCTTTTCTTTTCCGAGAGCTGCTTTGCGGACCTTGAGGCCGGATTCGACCGCTTCTGCGAAAAGTACCGGCTGGCCTACCAGAAGGGACACCAGGATTTTTCTTTACCCGGCCTGTTTGCGCCCTACGAGGAGATCAGGTGCTGTCGTCACTATAGCATTCTGAAGCGGCTTTCCCGGATCAGCTTCATCTCGGTCAAAGACGACCCCGGCAGGGTTGACCGGATCCTGGCTGCTGTCTTGAGCCGGCGATGCGCACGCGATCCCCACGATCAGCTTGAGACAACTCCTGTCTGCTCCTGCGGCTACAGGCTTGGCCAGCGGCCTGATTTACCCCCGGTGACCGAGATCGGGTCATTGCTGGAGCAAGGCATCAGCCAGTACCTCGAAGCCTTTCAGGAGGAGGGATACCGGCAGCGGATCATCCCCTATACCCTGACCCTGGAAGAGATCGGACGGCGGGCCGAAGCGGAACAAATCCGGCAATTACTGGACCTTGGCCGGGAGAATAGCGGACCACGGGGAGTCGCCGGACTCCTTGACCGCCTGGATGAGCTTCTTTCAGATCAGGTCATCGAAGCCCTGAATGAAGCCTTCCTCGGCAAGGTAAGCGTAGTCCGCCGCAACCTTGATCAGTTGTACGAAAACCTGATCGACCGCCAGTTCCCGCTGGAAAAGCTGCAAGACCTTTTCCGGGAGTGGATCATGGGAGGCGAACGGCTGGAGGGGCAGACATACATCAGGATCACCGGGAGCAGGGGAGGGGATTTATAG
- a CDS encoding ATP-binding cassette domain-containing protein → MEITMAVLETRNLTRVFGQMTAVDALNICVESGEVFGLLGPNGAGKSTAIKMLTTLLPPTSGTAMVAGCDLACRAHDVRRMIGYVPQILSADGTLTGYENLLIFAKLYDLPRSERKDRVREALSFMGLSEAADKLVRTYSGGMIRRMEIAQSLLHRPRLLFLDEPTVGLDPLARKAVWKHIEQLMADYGTTIFLTTHYLEEADALCSRVAVMHLGKVVAIGTPAHLKASIGGNGDATLNEVFAHYTDADEVEAESKRSYCETSRTRTTARRLG, encoded by the coding sequence ATGGAGATAACAATGGCTGTTCTGGAAACCAGGAATCTTACCCGCGTCTTTGGCCAGATGACGGCAGTTGATGCCTTGAACATTTGCGTGGAATCCGGCGAGGTATTTGGACTGCTTGGTCCGAACGGGGCAGGCAAGAGCACGGCCATCAAGATGCTGACTACCCTGCTGCCGCCGACTTCGGGCACGGCCATGGTGGCCGGATGCGATCTTGCCTGCCGCGCTCATGATGTGCGGCGCATGATCGGGTATGTGCCGCAGATTCTGTCTGCCGATGGCACCCTGACCGGCTACGAGAACCTTCTGATCTTTGCCAAGCTTTACGATCTGCCCCGGTCAGAGCGAAAAGATCGGGTGCGGGAAGCCCTCTCCTTCATGGGGCTTTCCGAGGCTGCCGATAAACTGGTGCGCACCTACTCAGGGGGAATGATCAGGCGGATGGAAATAGCCCAGTCCCTGCTGCACCGGCCACGGCTGCTTTTTCTGGATGAGCCGACCGTGGGCCTTGATCCCCTGGCCCGCAAAGCGGTCTGGAAACATATCGAACAACTGATGGCCGATTACGGCACTACCATTTTTCTGACCACTCACTATCTGGAAGAAGCCGACGCCCTGTGCAGCCGGGTAGCAGTGATGCACCTTGGCAAAGTGGTGGCCATCGGCACGCCAGCCCATCTCAAGGCATCAATCGGTGGAAACGGCGATGCAACCCTGAACGAAGTATTCGCCCATTATACCGATGCGGACGAGGTGGAGGCCGAATCAAAAAGGAGTTATTGTGAAACCTCAAGAACAAGGACCACTGCACGGCGGCTCGGTTGA
- a CDS encoding class I SAM-dependent methyltransferase — translation MAITNEIPFVDDPIEKQRIAAQYQLDSKRTQTERNKLGQFATPTILATDILEYAKTMMPPHQQIRFLDPAFGTGSFYAALLRSWPLSQIAQAWGYEIDLHYGQEAARLWADTPLQLNIGDFTRVKAPDSDDRRANLLICNPPYVRHHHLPIDEKLRLQMVSKQITGLKMSGLAGLYCYFILISHNWLANSGLAGWLIPSEFMDVNYGSQIKQYLSSQVTLLQIHCFNPDDVQFQDAYVSSSVIWYRKGKAPAEHVVDFSYGGTLAKPEISHRIPLKALNQSKKWTDFPKTPGCTNAFFTSPVKTVSPQIRLSDLFTIKRGLATGANKFFVLTREQTLKYKLPSEFLIPVLPGPRYLLTDEIEADDDGDPVPAQQLFLLACNRPESDIKANYPSLWEYLQIGREKGIHNRYLCRHRYPWFSQENRPPAPFLCTYMGRQSVKNGNPFRFILNHSKATVLNVYLMLYPKPMLAKELGSNLELFKAVWKALNEISPDILMSKGRVYGGGLHKIEPKELANVPAHSILAAMPKVSVNQSRQMLLFDSEGDCR, via the coding sequence ATGGCCATAACCAATGAAATTCCTTTCGTAGACGATCCCATTGAAAAGCAGCGGATTGCAGCTCAATATCAATTGGATTCCAAAAGAACACAGACTGAACGGAACAAACTAGGTCAATTTGCCACTCCAACAATACTGGCAACAGATATACTGGAATATGCCAAAACAATGATGCCCCCACATCAGCAAATCCGTTTTCTTGACCCTGCTTTTGGCACAGGCTCGTTTTATGCTGCTTTATTACGCTCATGGCCGTTATCACAGATAGCTCAAGCCTGGGGTTATGAAATTGACCTCCACTATGGGCAGGAGGCGGCAAGGCTCTGGGCTGATACACCATTACAGCTCAACATAGGAGACTTTACCAGGGTAAAAGCACCGGATTCGGATGATAGGAGAGCCAACCTGCTTATCTGTAATCCTCCCTATGTGCGGCATCATCACTTGCCTATCGATGAAAAATTACGATTACAGATGGTCAGTAAGCAGATAACTGGTTTGAAAATGAGTGGCTTGGCTGGGCTATACTGCTACTTCATTTTAATTTCGCATAACTGGCTGGCAAATAGTGGTCTGGCCGGATGGTTGATCCCAAGCGAGTTTATGGATGTCAATTATGGGAGCCAGATTAAACAATATCTCTCATCGCAAGTAACCCTCCTGCAGATTCATTGCTTTAATCCTGACGATGTACAATTTCAAGATGCATATGTATCCTCATCCGTAATCTGGTATAGAAAAGGAAAAGCACCTGCGGAGCATGTGGTTGATTTTAGCTATGGTGGTACGCTCGCAAAGCCGGAGATATCTCATCGTATTCCACTGAAAGCACTTAATCAATCAAAAAAGTGGACTGACTTCCCCAAAACACCTGGTTGCACTAATGCGTTTTTTACCTCTCCTGTAAAAACTGTTTCTCCTCAGATCAGATTATCGGATTTGTTTACAATTAAACGCGGTTTAGCTACAGGGGCAAACAAGTTCTTCGTACTTACCCGAGAGCAGACCTTGAAGTATAAACTACCATCAGAGTTTCTTATACCGGTATTACCCGGTCCCCGATATTTATTAACGGATGAAATTGAAGCTGATGACGATGGGGATCCTGTCCCTGCTCAGCAACTATTCTTATTGGCTTGCAATCGGCCAGAAAGCGATATAAAGGCAAACTACCCATCATTATGGGAATACCTGCAAATCGGCAGAGAGAAAGGTATTCATAATCGCTACTTATGCAGGCATAGGTATCCCTGGTTCTCTCAAGAAAACCGCCCTCCCGCACCCTTTCTCTGTACCTATATGGGTCGCCAATCAGTAAAAAACGGTAATCCATTCCGTTTTATTCTGAATCATTCTAAGGCTACCGTACTCAATGTGTATCTCATGTTATATCCAAAGCCAATGCTCGCAAAAGAGCTTGGGAGCAACCTGGAACTATTCAAAGCTGTATGGAAGGCCCTCAACGAAATCTCACCCGATATATTAATGAGCAAGGGGCGTGTTTATGGAGGCGGACTTCATAAGATCGAACCGAAAGAACTGGCAAATGTACCAGCTCATAGCATCTTAGCGGCTATGCCAAAAGTGTCTGTCAATCAGTCGAGACAAATGCTTCTTTTCGATTCAGAGGGTGACTGTCGTTGA
- a CDS encoding ABC transporter permease has protein sequence MSIIRFLKKTLTIAELEVRKLRHDPTELILRAVQPTLWLLLFGQVFSRARAIPTGGLRYLDFMTPGILAQSVLFIAIFYGVAIIWERDLGLVHKLLASPTPRPALVLGKALSAGIRSLLQMFVIYTLALLLGVKINWNPLALLGVLAIVLLGAALFSTFSVIIACLVKTRERFMGVGQVLTMPLFFASNAIYPISMMPRWLQVIARANPLTYEVDALRTLMLVNGTATSRLGLDFAVLLLGTTFLVIAGGKLYPNAAV, from the coding sequence ATGTCGATTATCCGCTTCCTGAAAAAAACCCTTACCATTGCCGAGCTGGAAGTACGGAAGCTGCGCCACGATCCCACTGAGCTCATCCTGCGCGCGGTCCAGCCAACGCTGTGGCTGTTATTATTCGGACAGGTATTCTCCCGTGCCCGGGCCATTCCTACCGGGGGCCTGCGCTACCTCGACTTCATGACCCCCGGTATTCTGGCCCAGAGTGTGCTGTTTATCGCTATTTTTTATGGCGTGGCTATTATCTGGGAGCGGGATCTGGGACTGGTCCACAAGCTCCTTGCAAGTCCCACTCCGCGGCCGGCCCTGGTACTGGGCAAGGCGCTGTCTGCCGGTATCCGCAGCCTCCTGCAGATGTTTGTCATCTACACCCTGGCTCTGCTGCTGGGAGTGAAGATAAACTGGAATCCCCTGGCACTTTTGGGCGTTCTGGCGATTGTGCTTCTGGGGGCAGCGCTTTTTTCCACTTTTTCCGTGATTATCGCCTGCCTGGTCAAGACACGCGAGCGGTTCATGGGCGTAGGCCAGGTACTGACCATGCCCCTGTTCTTTGCCAGCAATGCCATCTATCCGATCTCGATGATGCCGCGCTGGCTCCAGGTGATAGCCAGAGCCAATCCGCTGACCTATGAGGTGGACGCCCTGCGGACATTGATGCTGGTTAACGGCACCGCTACCTCCAGGCTGGGACTGGATTTTGCCGTGCTGCTGCTTGGTACGACATTCCTGGTTATTGCTGGAGGGAAGCTGTATCCGAATGCCGCTGTTTGA
- a CDS encoding fused MFS/spermidine synthase: MKKSDPPAMSSQRGGNRLVSGETPKTLPSARLKVLLIVTPLVTGAAVMMIELLGTRIISPYFGVSLYVWTSLITVTLVALAGGYWCGGHIADRKKKAGFLYLLISLAGFFLLFIPGLKKTFLVLSSHLGLRVGSLAGSFLLFFLPLFLLGAVTPYLVRLYAHDLGHIGKVVGHLYAISTAGSFAGTVLTGFVLIPHFKNESILLLVSATLLALPLAYWLFFREKKGASGLLPVILAALAVPIVLSRLHAGPQGDQVINQTRFHIVAEENSAYGQIKVIDANDRFRILVLDGLTQNAIDLSSGLSVHAYTYALQLIARSYNPGGRTALAIGLGAGTVPSELRRDNFVVDCVEINPVMARVSEKYFGFNPAGLNLEIQDARYFVRNCRKKYDLIFLDAFNGDSVPEHLLTLEMFQDLKRLLNPGGVLSINFFGSLAPEHSFGTCSLARTLQQVFVQVVAFTNLSADQIGGNIYFLAADEHKDPGRLIEIDRNRCFYPLYDELSSLGEHKIDIKADSGIILTDAYNPISFYDAGTREKVREGMQSLLGKLLL; this comes from the coding sequence ATGAAGAAGAGTGATCCCCCGGCCATGTCCTCGCAAAGAGGCGGAAATCGCCTTGTGTCCGGAGAGACGCCAAAGACCCTGCCATCGGCCAGGCTGAAAGTCCTTTTGATCGTCACACCCCTGGTCACCGGTGCGGCGGTGATGATGATCGAGCTTCTTGGCACACGGATCATCAGCCCGTATTTTGGGGTCAGTCTGTATGTCTGGACCTCGCTGATTACCGTGACCCTGGTAGCCCTGGCTGGCGGCTACTGGTGTGGCGGTCATATAGCTGACAGAAAAAAGAAGGCTGGCTTTTTGTACCTGCTGATTTCCCTGGCCGGATTTTTTCTGCTCTTCATTCCCGGACTGAAGAAAACCTTTCTGGTCCTCTCCTCCCATCTTGGGCTGAGAGTGGGCAGCCTGGCAGGTTCGTTTCTGCTGTTTTTTCTTCCGCTCTTTCTCCTTGGAGCTGTAACTCCTTACCTGGTCAGGCTTTATGCTCATGATCTCGGGCATATCGGCAAGGTTGTCGGCCATCTTTACGCCATCTCCACGGCCGGCAGTTTCGCGGGCACGGTTTTGACCGGCTTTGTGCTTATTCCCCATTTTAAAAACGAATCGATTCTGCTCCTTGTCTCAGCCACGCTTTTGGCTCTTCCCCTGGCTTACTGGCTCTTTTTCCGGGAAAAAAAAGGGGCCAGCGGCCTGCTGCCCGTAATTCTGGCAGCCCTTGCTGTCCCCATAGTGCTGAGCAGGCTTCATGCCGGACCGCAGGGTGATCAGGTAATCAACCAGACCCGGTTTCATATCGTAGCGGAGGAGAACTCCGCCTATGGCCAGATCAAGGTGATCGATGCCAATGACCGCTTCAGGATCCTGGTCCTGGATGGTCTCACCCAGAATGCCATCGACCTTTCGAGCGGCCTCTCCGTCCATGCATATACCTATGCCTTGCAGCTTATTGCCAGGTCTTACAACCCCGGCGGAAGGACAGCCCTGGCCATCGGTCTTGGAGCGGGAACTGTCCCTTCCGAGCTTCGCAGGGATAATTTTGTGGTCGATTGCGTCGAGATCAATCCGGTCATGGCCAGAGTGTCGGAAAAGTATTTCGGCTTTAACCCCGCTGGCCTTAATCTGGAAATTCAGGATGCCAGATACTTTGTCAGAAACTGCCGCAAGAAATACGACCTGATTTTTCTCGATGCTTTCAACGGGGATTCCGTTCCTGAGCATCTCCTGACCCTGGAAATGTTTCAAGACCTCAAGCGGCTCCTCAATCCCGGCGGAGTCCTGAGCATCAACTTTTTCGGCTCCCTGGCCCCCGAACATTCGTTCGGCACCTGTTCTCTGGCCAGGACTCTGCAGCAGGTCTTCGTCCAGGTGGTTGCCTTTACCAATCTGTCGGCGGACCAGATCGGGGGCAACATTTATTTCCTGGCTGCCGATGAGCACAAAGACCCCGGTCGGCTGATCGAGATTGACCGCAACCGCTGTTTCTATCCTCTCTATGATGAGCTGAGCAGCCTGGGGGAACACAAAATCGACATCAAGGCAGATTCGGGCATCATCCTTACGGATGCCTACAATCCAATCTCTTTCTATGATGCCGGCACCAGGGAAAAAGTCAGGGAAGGGATGCAGTCGCTGCTCGGAAAATTGCTGCTGTAG
- a CDS encoding MBL fold metallo-hydrolase, with protein sequence MAIQQLTEGVYWVGVVDWALRHFHGHELSTHRGSTYNAYLIVDQKVVLVDTVWGPFQEQLIENISRIIDPAKIDIIVANHAEVDHSGGLPAVVRHAPNALVVVSPRGAESIEGHYHQPWNFKIVKTGDRINIGSSDLVFIEAPMLHWPDSMFTYLTGRNVLMPNDAFGQHYATGFRYNDEVDQEELFEEALKYYANILTPFSKLVTKKIDEVLALNLPVDIIAPSHGVIWRKDPVQIVRKYQEWAAQVPQKSAVILYDTMWEGTRKMAEAIGEGLADADVPYKLFHMAVTDRNDVIAEIFKTRAVIIGSPTLNNGLLPTITPILEDLKGLKFQNKIGAAFGTYGWSGEAVKLIEEHLNHCRIPVAVQGVLAKWQPKEPELAACKNLGRTMAAAIREG encoded by the coding sequence ATGGCAATACAGCAATTGACTGAAGGTGTTTATTGGGTTGGAGTTGTAGACTGGGCACTGAGGCATTTTCACGGGCATGAGCTTTCGACGCACCGGGGCTCGACCTATAACGCCTATCTCATTGTCGATCAGAAAGTCGTGCTGGTGGATACCGTATGGGGTCCCTTCCAGGAGCAGTTGATCGAGAACATCAGCCGGATTATCGATCCGGCTAAAATCGACATCATAGTGGCCAATCATGCCGAGGTTGATCATTCGGGAGGACTTCCAGCGGTCGTGCGGCATGCTCCGAATGCCCTGGTCGTGGTCTCACCGCGGGGCGCGGAAAGCATTGAAGGGCACTATCACCAGCCGTGGAATTTCAAGATAGTAAAAACGGGTGACAGAATCAATATCGGCAGCAGCGATCTCGTCTTCATCGAAGCCCCGATGCTTCACTGGCCGGACAGCATGTTCACCTATCTGACCGGCAGGAACGTTCTCATGCCCAATGATGCTTTCGGCCAGCATTATGCGACCGGCTTCCGGTATAACGATGAAGTGGATCAGGAGGAGCTTTTCGAGGAAGCTCTGAAATATTATGCCAATATTCTGACTCCATTCAGCAAGCTGGTCACCAAAAAGATCGACGAGGTTCTGGCCCTGAACCTGCCTGTTGACATCATCGCTCCCAGCCACGGGGTTATCTGGCGCAAGGATCCGGTCCAGATCGTCAGGAAGTACCAGGAGTGGGCTGCCCAGGTTCCCCAAAAGAGTGCGGTCATTCTTTATGACACCATGTGGGAAGGCACCCGGAAAATGGCCGAGGCCATTGGTGAGGGCCTGGCTGATGCGGATGTCCCTTACAAGCTGTTTCATATGGCGGTCACGGACCGCAATGATGTTATCGCCGAAATCTTCAAGACCAGGGCGGTTATCATCGGATCACCGACCCTGAATAACGGCCTTCTGCCAACCATCACCCCCATTCTGGAAGACCTTAAGGGCCTGAAGTTCCAAAACAAGATCGGCGCAGCCTTCGGGACCTATGGCTGGAGCGGAGAGGCGGTTAAACTCATCGAAGAGCACTTGAACCACTGCCGAATTCCGGTGGCTGTCCAGGGCGTACTGGCTAAATGGCAGCCCAAGGAACCTGAGCTGGCTGCCTGCAAAAATCTTGGGCGCACCATGGCCGCTGCCATCAGGGAGGGATGA